A section of the Tamandua tetradactyla isolate mTamTet1 chromosome 4, mTamTet1.pri, whole genome shotgun sequence genome encodes:
- the KIAA0040 gene encoding uncharacterized protein KIAA0040 homolog gives MEKISSFFNSIWDIISAKHQEGIFNTICLGVLLGLPLLVVLTLLFICCHCCCSRLSKSGQQPERNKRKKKKRKDEEDLWISAQPKLLQLEKRPSLAV, from the coding sequence CTTTAACTCCATCTGGGACATCATCTCTGCCAAACACCAAGAGGGCATCTTCAACACCATCTGCCTGGGTGTCCTGCTGGGGCTGCCGCTGTTGGTGGTGCTCACTCTCCTCTTCATCTGTTGCCATTGCTGCTGCAGCCGGCTAAGCAAGAGTGGCCAACAGCCAGAGCGGaacaagaggaagaagaaaaagaggaaggatgAAGAAGATCTCTGGATCTCTGCGCAGCCCAAGCTTCTCCAGTTGGAGAAGAGGCCGTCCCTGGCTGTCTAG